A region of Arabidopsis thaliana chromosome 5, partial sequence DNA encodes the following proteins:
- the RSR4 gene encoding Aldolase-type TIM barrel family protein (REDUCED SUGAR RESPONSE 4 (RSR4); FUNCTIONS IN: protein homodimerization activity, protein heterodimerization activity; INVOLVED IN: in 12 processes; LOCATED IN: cytosol, endomembrane system, plasma membrane; EXPRESSED IN: 26 plant structures; EXPRESSED DURING: 15 growth stages; CONTAINS InterPro DOMAIN/s: Vitamin B6 biosynthesis protein (InterPro:IPR001852), Ribulose-phosphate binding barrel (InterPro:IPR011060); BEST Arabidopsis thaliana protein match is: pyridoxine biosynthesis 1.1 (TAIR:AT2G38230.1); Has 1807 Blast hits to 1807 proteins in 277 species: Archae - 0; Bacteria - 0; Metazoa - 736; Fungi - 347; Plants - 385; Viruses - 0; Other Eukaryotes - 339 (source: NCBI BLink).), giving the protein MEGTGVVAVYGNGAITEAKKSPFSVKVGLAQMLRGGVIMDVVNAEQARIAEEAGACAVMALERVPADIRAQGGVARMSDPQMIKEIKQAVTIPVMAKARIGHFVEAQILEAIGIDYIDESEVLTLADEDHHINKHNFRIPFVCGCRNLGEALRRIREGAAMIRTKGEAGTGNIIEAVRHVRSVNGDIRVLRNMDDDEVFTFAKKLAAPYDLVMQTKQLGRLPVVQFAAGGVATPADAALMMQLGCDGVFVGSGIFKSGDPARRARAIVQAVTHYSDPEMLVEVSCGLGEAMVGINLNDEKVERFANRSE; this is encoded by the coding sequence ATGGAAGGAACCGGCGTTGTGGCGGTGTACGGTAACGGTGCGATAACGGAGGCGAAGAAATCTCCCTTCTCCGTGAAGGTCGGTTTGGCTCAGATGCTCCGTGGTGGTGTTATCATGGATGTCGTCAACGCCGAGCAAGCTCGTATCGCCGAGGAGGCTGGTGCTTGCGCCGTCATGGCTTTGGAGCGTGTTCCTGCTGATATCCGCGCTCAAGGAGGCGTCGCTCGTATGAGCGATCCACAAATGattaaagaaatcaaacaagCCGTTACGATTCCGGTGATGGCTAAGGCTAGGATTGGTCATTTCGTTGAAGCTCAGATCCTTGAAGCAATTGGAATCGATTACATCGATGAGAGCGAGGTTTTGACTCTTGCTGATGAAGATCATCACATCAACAAGCATAATTTCCGGATCCCGTTCGTTTGCGGTTGCCGGAATCTCGGCGAGGCTCTGAGGAGGATCCGTGAAGGTGCGGCGATGATTAGGACCAAAGGTGAAGCTGGAACCGGTAACATTATTGAAGCTGTGAGGCATGTGAGGTCTGTTAATGGTGACATTAGGGTTTTGCGAAacatggatgatgatgaggtttTCACTTTCGCTAAGAAATTAGCCGCTCCGTACGATCTCGTGATGCAGACTAAGCAGCTTGGTCGTCTTCCTGTAGTCCAATTCGCCGCCGGTGGAGTGGCTACTCCGGCTGATGCAGCTCTCATGATGCAGCTTGGATGTGATGGTGTCTTTGTTGGTTCTGGTATCTTCAAGAGCGGTGACCCAGCTCGTCGTGCACGTGCCATTGTTCAGGCTGTGACTCATTACAGTGACCCTGAGATGCTTGTGGAGGTGAGCTGTGGGCTTGGAGAAGCCATGGTTGGGATCAATCTCAACGATGAGAAGGTTGAGAGGTTCGCTAATCGCTCCGAGTga
- a CDS encoding Glutaredoxin family protein (Glutaredoxin family protein; FUNCTIONS IN: electron carrier activity, protein disulfide oxidoreductase activity; INVOLVED IN: cell redox homeostasis; CONTAINS InterPro DOMAIN/s: Thioredoxin fold (InterPro:IPR012335), Glutaredoxin (InterPro:IPR002109), Thioredoxin-like fold (InterPro:IPR012336); BEST Arabidopsis thaliana protein match is: Glutaredoxin family protein (TAIR:AT5G06470.1); Has 1807 Blast hits to 1807 proteins in 277 species: Archae - 0; Bacteria - 0; Metazoa - 736; Fungi - 347; Plants - 385; Viruses - 0; Other Eukaryotes - 339 (source: NCBI BLink).): MKSSRMKFAKKLKSIRAGEYLNQDRILQVLSAADEFLPKISNHIPQITSAASIWRTPQKSENQIANVTELLENVRQGEEEASGNFVGDEENVRPPVNQIPRVPCDRKESKLAVSCGSDTGIGRKSFGSGFRRPDLNSTTLFDPKLLEAFELAALCFRKIKDFSREARVNDEDDIVFPEEEEIRKDGNSIPPVISVVEYRRKDENVVVLHKDDGNALQIVNAIREEVIGEEDIGKDGNTLMDPLLEFEERCPPGGEESVVFYTTTLRGIRKTFDDCNMIRFLLDSFKVKYYERDVSMHREYREELRRISAAETEVLPPVLFVKGRCIGGAQRVLGLHEQGKFKILFEGIPITGDERCRRCDGFRFLMCDGCRGSRRIISGDGSRIQCLICNENGLIVCVGCS; the protein is encoded by the coding sequence ATGAAGTCATCGAGAATGAAGTTTGCAAAGAAGTTGAAATCAATTAGAGCCGGAGAATATCTGAATCAGGATCGAATTCTCCAGGTTCTTTCTGCTGCAGATGAGTTTCTTCCAAAGATATCTAACCACATTCCTCAGATTACATCCGCCGCTTCTATCTGGAGAACCCCTCAAAAGTCTGAAAATCAAATTGCAAATGTAACGGAACTTTTGGAAAACGTGagacaaggagaagaagaagcttctggAAATTTTGTCGGCGACGAGGAGAACGTACGGCCTCCGGTGAATCAGATTCCGAGAGTTCCGTGTGATCGGAAAGAGAGTAAACTGGCAGTTTCATGCGGATCTGATACAGGAATCGGAAGAAAGAGTTTCGGATCTGGATTTAGAAGACCTGATTTGAATTCGACCACACTTTTCGATCCGAAACTGTTAGAAGCATTTGAATTAGCTGCGTTATGCTTTAGGAAGATTAAGGATTTTTCCAGAGAAGCCAGAGTCAATGATGAAGACGACATCGTCTTTCCCGAGGAAGAGGAAATCAGAAAAGACGGGAATAGCATTCCTCCGGTGATTAGCGTCGTAGAGTATAGACGGAAAGACGAAAATGTCGTCGTTCTTCACAAAGATGATGGAAATGCCCTTCAGATTGTAAATGCGATCAGGGAAGAAGtcatcggagaagaagacattggAAAAGACGGAAATACCCTTATGGATCCGTTGTTGGAATTCGAGGAACGGTGTCCTCCGGGAGGAGAGGAATCCGTTGTTTTCTACACAACGACTCTTCGAGGAATCAGAAAAACGTTCGACGATTGCAACATGATCCGATTTCTGCTGGATAGTTTTAAGGTTAAGTACTACGAGAGAGATGTGTCGATGCATAGAGAGTATAGAGAAGAGCTCCGACGAATCTCAGCGGCGGAAACAGAGGTGTTGCCTCCGGTTCTGTTCGTAAAAGGAAGGTGTATCGGTGGAGCTCAGAGAGTGTTGGGACTGCACGAGCAAGGGAAGTTTAAGATTCTCTTTGAGGGCATTCCAATCACCGGAGATGAACGTTGCCGGCGGTGCGatggttttaggtttttgatgTGTGATGGATGCAGAGGTAGTCGCCGGATTATCTCTGGTGATGGATCAAGAATTCAGTGTTTGATATGTAATGAGAATGGGTTAATTGTGTGCGTTGGTTGCTCCTaa
- a CDS encoding Got1/Sft2-like vescicle transport protein family (Got1/Sft2-like vescicle transport protein family; FUNCTIONS IN: molecular_function unknown; INVOLVED IN: vesicle-mediated transport; LOCATED IN: cellular_component unknown; CONTAINS InterPro DOMAIN/s: Vesicle transport protein, Got1/SFT2-like (InterPro:IPR007305); BEST Arabidopsis thaliana protein match is: Got1/Sft2-like vescicle transport protein family (TAIR:AT3G49420.1).), whose amino-acid sequence MMSFEMNDRKKIGLGLTGFGVFFSFLGIVFVFDKGLLAMGNILFISGVSLTIGFKSTMQFFMKRQNYKGTISFGVGFFFVIIGWPILGMMLETYGFFVLFSGFWPTLAVFAQKIPVLGWIIQQPYIRSFFDKYRGKRVPV is encoded by the exons ATGATGTCCTTTGAAATGAATGACCGGAAAA AAATCGGGTTAGGCCTGACAGGATTTGGCGTATTCTTCTCGTTTTTGGGAatagtctttgtctttgataaGGGATTACTTGCCATGGGAAAT ATTCTTTTCATCTCGGGGGTTAGTCTAACCATTGGCTTCAAGTCTACCATGCAGTTCTTCATGAAGCGTCAAAATTATAAG GGAACCATCTCTTTTGGCGtcggtttcttctttgttatcaTCGGGTGGCCTATCTTGGGAATGATGTTGGAGACCTATGGCTTTTTCGTACTCTTCAG TGGCTTCTGGCCTACCTTGGCAGTCTTTGCTCAGAAGATACCCGTTCTCGGTTGGATTATTCAGCAACCATATATTAGATCG TTCTTTGACAAGTACCGGGGCAAGCGTGTGCCGGTCTAG
- a CDS encoding uncharacterized protein (BEST Arabidopsis thaliana protein match is: Insulinase (Peptidase family M16) family protein (TAIR:AT1G06900.1); Has 1807 Blast hits to 1807 proteins in 277 species: Archae - 0; Bacteria - 0; Metazoa - 736; Fungi - 347; Plants - 385; Viruses - 0; Other Eukaryotes - 339 (source: NCBI BLink).), whose translation MSLREREIFPCAKRKTDVKVKNKFESNSLAKVYFRIKCEKAQEARQTALLNLFVSIISDSVYNKLRIEEKLGYLVECETRLIHGVGFYVCVVSSDYNPCHLVRRIYKFMNGIRLEGLFDKMFKDFKNGVSSKLPHDSGKTKWSEIVRESCIFDFYSEEKKELSLITKNDLIEWYKRYVRLSSPKCCSFVVSIWGCNTKNGLEKVKILRLRRKMKVKKKQGSASQVNSIGQEMNTSLLMLVAKKMESFYKLMRVRQTLNYAEARNYVSLKRPWIAETVVTQSNESIERRSKR comes from the exons ATGAGCTTGAGAGAAAGGGAAATATTTCCTTGTGCCAAACGTAAAACAGATGTAAAGGTGAAAAATAAGTTCGAATCTAACTCTCTAGCAAAG GTATACTTTCGAATCAAGTGTGAAAAAGCCCAAGAAGCAAGGCAAACTGCATTGTTAAATCTCTTTGTCTCCATTATAAGTGATAGCGTCTATAATAAGCTAAG GATCGAAGAAAAGCTTGGTTACTTAGTTGAATGTGAAACTCGCTTGATACATGGAGTTGGTTTCTATGTATGCGTTGTTTCTTCAGATTACAATCCTTGTCATTTGGTAAGGCGAATCTACAAGTTCATGAATGGAATTCGCTTG GAAGGTTTGTTTGACAAAATGtttaaagatttcaaaaatgGTGTAAGTTCGAAGTTGCCACATGATAGTGGGAAGACAAAATGGAGTGAGATTGTTCGAGAAAG TTGCATATTTGATTTCTACTCCGAAGAAAAGAAGGAGCTAAGCTTGATCacgaaaaatgatttaatagAATGGTACAAACGGTATGTTAGACTATCTTCGCCTAAGTGCtgtagttttgttgtttcaatttggGGATGCAACACCAAAAATGGTCTAGAGAAAGTGAAGATTCTTCGGTTAAGAAGGAAGAtgaaagtaaagaagaagca AGGTTCAGCGAGTCAGGTGAATTCCATAGGTCAAGAGATGAACACATCATTACTTATGCTAGTtgcaaaaaaaatggaatccTTTTACAAGCTAATGAGAGTAAGACAGACACTGAACTATGCCGAGGCAAGAAACTATGTGTCATTAAAAAGGCCATGGATTGCCGAGACGGTGGTTACACAG AGCAACGAATCGATCGAGAGAAGATCGAAAAGGTGA
- a CDS encoding uncharacterized protein (unknown protein; FUNCTIONS IN: molecular_function unknown; INVOLVED IN: biological_process unknown; LOCATED IN: mitochondrion; Has 5 Blast hits to 5 proteins in 2 species: Archae - 0; Bacteria - 0; Metazoa - 0; Fungi - 0; Plants - 5; Viruses - 0; Other Eukaryotes - 0 (source: NCBI BLink).), with protein sequence MGRIYAHHAYRASFCSQIHICVSRLQVRSYTTNPRFARRYDFEEKLSPDVTESQEKLLSPDVSDSSTSVAKQFQSSSKMRFLHKHKAFKMKKKKKMLVKPPSPKKNLQCFIKT encoded by the exons ATGGGTAGAATTTATGCCCATCACGCATACAGAGCCTCTTTTTGCTCTCAAATTCATATCTGCGTTTCCAGACTTCAAGTGCGAAGTTATACTACAAATCCGCGTTTCGCCCGCCGCTATGATTTTGAG GAAAAGTTGTCGCCTGATGTTACTGAGTCACAGGAAAAGTTGTTGTCACCTGATGTTAGTGACTCTTCGACAAG CGTAGCTAAGCAGTTTCAATCAAGTTCAAAGATGCGATTCCTCCACAAGcacaaagcttttaaaatgaagaagaagaagaagatgctcGTGAAGCCACCATCacctaaaaaaaacttgcaatGCTTTATTAAGACTTGa
- the APD2 gene encoding RING/U-box superfamily protein (RING/U-box superfamily protein; FUNCTIONS IN: zinc ion binding; INVOLVED IN: biological_process unknown; LOCATED IN: cellular_component unknown; EXPRESSED IN: 24 plant structures; EXPRESSED DURING: 11 growth stages; CONTAINS InterPro DOMAIN/s: Zinc finger, RING-type (InterPro:IPR001841); BEST Arabidopsis thaliana protein match is: RING/U-box superfamily protein (TAIR:AT2G38185.2); Has 1494 Blast hits to 1490 proteins in 181 species: Archae - 0; Bacteria - 0; Metazoa - 838; Fungi - 48; Plants - 298; Viruses - 88; Other Eukaryotes - 222 (source: NCBI BLink).) has product MSLPDSLPSSSSSPPVTREETGFHRFEHHGNDSGFDHRDRPPWNRSEYDYRHGSVVASENVRNNSTSEDPWSCVVVVATFCIFVSMTLILGLYGTTNVWLGPNSSFLIKPTSVFVQNVIVEELGNKGSGLILYGLNQAPQLDVLTKWSEVHYLAVPNDSYKYWIQYLNKGSRVKVSYNVESVGSSLYLVIAQGVDGLSEWVQDPTRPDTTLSWHIISDSGYIEQDITKSSSYYVAVGNVYLNEVKATIDIQVEGVLYDTTNAYYNCSFPNDKCTLSVPLFGTNAAVLTSPGPKLNNSKNEFCAKLSYEPRWIAYIVCMGVVTALLLIVSSLFNKRQPVTEDETVDENDDVAPLIPGKDDDNSSWCSSYSSILTSTEELEGAHGEGHSSTRYLCAICYDAPRDCFFLSCGHCVACFQCGTRIAETSGFCPVCRKKIRKVKKIFNV; this is encoded by the exons ATGTCTCTACCGGATTCTctcccatcttcttcttcttctccgcctGTGACCCGTGAAGAAACCGGCTTTCATCGCTTTGAACATCACGGCAACGATTCCGGTTTTGATCATCGTGATCGTCCACCGTGGAATCGTTCTGAGTACGATTATCGCCATGGAAGCGTTGTTGCATCTGAGAACGTCAGGAACAATTCCACTTCTGAAGACCCTTGGTCTTGCGTTGTCGTCGTTGCTACCTTCTGTATCTTTG TGTCGATGACTTTGATTCTGGGGCTTTATGGAACAACGAATGTCTGGTTGGGACCAAACTCTTCGTTTCTTATTAAGCCAACTTCAGTGTTCGTCCAAAATGTCATT GTGGAAGAATTAGGGAACAAGGGATCTGGTTTGATACTGTATGGATTGAACCAAGCCCCACAGCTTGATGTTCTGACTAAATGGTCCGAAGTTCACTATCTAGCTGTGCCTAATGATTCTTACAAG TATTGGATACAGTATTTGAACAAGGGGTCACGCGTAAAAGTTTCATACAACGTTGAATCTGTGGGTTCTTCCTTATACCTTGTGATAGCCCAAG GTGTGGATGGGCTCTCTGAGTGGGTACAAGATCCGACGCGTCCAGACACTACACTGTCGTGGCATATAATCTCTG ATAGTGGTTATATTGAGCAGGACATAACTAAGTCGTCGAGTTATTATGTTGCAGTAGGCAACGTATACCTGAATGAAGTGAAG GCGACGATTGACATTCAAGTTGAGGGGGTATTGTATGATACTACAAATGCTTATTACAATTGCTCTTTCCCTAACGACAAGTGCACTCTAAGTGTTCCATTATTTGGAACTAATGCTGCTGTACTAACCTCACCAGGTCCAAAGCTG AACAATTCTAAGAATGAGTTCTGCGCAAAACTCTCATATGAACCAAGGTGGATTGCATACATAGTTTGCATGG GTGTAGTGACAGCACTCTTGTTAATTGTCTCGAGTCTCTTCAATAAACGACAACCAGTCACTGAAGATGAAACCgttgatgaaaatgatgatgtaGCTCCTCTAATTCCGGGAAAAGACGATGATAACTCAAGCTGGTGCTCGTCCTACAGTTCTATTTTGACGAGTACAGAGGAATTGGAAGGTGCACATGGTGAAGGCCACAGTAGTACAAGATATCTATGTGCAATTTGCTATGATGCGCCTAGAGActgtttcttcctctcttgTGGACACTGCGTTGCTTGCTTCCAGTGCGGGACACg GATAGCTGAAACTTCGGGTTTTTGTCCGGTATGCCGTAAGAAGATCAGGAAGGTCAAGAAGATCTTCAATGTCTAA
- a CDS encoding LMBR1-like membrane protein (LMBR1-like membrane protein; CONTAINS InterPro DOMAIN/s: LMBR1-like membrane protein, conserved region (InterPro:IPR006876); BEST Arabidopsis thaliana protein match is: LMBR1-like membrane protein (TAIR:AT3G08930.1); Has 1807 Blast hits to 1807 proteins in 277 species: Archae - 0; Bacteria - 0; Metazoa - 736; Fungi - 347; Plants - 385; Viruses - 0; Other Eukaryotes - 339 (source: NCBI BLink).), giving the protein MGDFNLALVIVAIVVCVIVFISSIYLLVNYQHPDDANQAYFPKFVVVFGLSIAMISILMLPADVANRHACRHSIYNGACNLTLPMKDLWLAVYIVDAVLVFFIIPFAMFFYEGDQDKALGKRIKSALIWVVTTAVVCALVLGILYGVIGKVDFSVRHLSSATTTFPTSWQFSNNQPCIGNTARQCSAYTANAASEKTWSMRTTFPEYVVALATIVGSVLFTIFGGVGIACLPLGLITAFIRRPKAVITRSQYIKEATELGKKARDLKKAADALHQEERSGAKGRKWRKNVKAVEKELLQLEEDVNLLEEMYPQGEQAETAWAFTVLGYLAKFVLGILGLIVSVAWIAHIIIYLLVDPPLSPFLNEVFIKLDDVWGLLGTAAFAFFCFYLLLAVIAGAMMLGLKLVFITIHPMKWGATLMNSFLFNVGLILLCSISVIQFCATAFGYYAQATAAQEIFGHTLQSLRGIKYLYKYNVFQIGFVVLAGLTFLYYIAFGWRRKKPSGRFQLST; this is encoded by the exons ATGGGAGATTTCAATCTCGCTCTCGTGATTGTTGCGATCGTAGTTTGCGTCATTGTTTTCATCTCCAGTATCTACCTCCTCGTCAACTATCAGCATCCAGATGATGCAAACCAGGCTTATTTCCCCAAAttcgttgttgtttttggtttatccATTGCTATGATCTCTATTCTCATGTTACCGGCGGATGTGGCTAACCGGCATGCTTGTCGACATTCGATTTACAACGGCGCTTGTAATCTCACCTTACCTATGAAGGATCTTTGGCTTGCCGTTTACATTGTTGACGCTGtgcttgtcttcttcatcatccccTTCGCTATGTTTTTCTATGAAGGCGACCAGGACAA GGCTCTTGGGAAGAGGATAAAGAGTGCTTTGATTTGGGTGGTTACTACAGCTGTTGTTTGTGCTCTGGTTCTTGGAATTTTATACG GAGTCATTGGGAAGGTGGACTTCTCTGTAAGGCACTTGTCTTCTGCCACGACTACTTTCCCTACTTCATGGCAGTTTTCAAATAATCAACCTTGCATTGGTAACACTGCTCGTCAG TGCTCAGCATATACAGCTAATGCTGCGTCTGAAAAGACATGGTCCATGCGTACTACGTTTCCAGAATATGTTGTTGCTCTTGCTACAATCGTTGGGTCAGTGCTCTTCACG ATATTTGGTGGTGTTGGTATTGCTTGCCTACCCTTGGGCCTTATCACTGCATTCATCAGGCGACCAAAGGCTGTTATCACTCGGTCACAGTATATAAAG GAAGCAACTGAACTAGGTAAAAAGGCAAGAGATCTAAAGAAAGCAGCTGATGCACTTCACCAGGAAGAACGAAGTGGTGCTAAGGGAAGGAAGTGGAGGAAAAATGTGAAAGCAGTTGAAAAG GAGTTGCTCCAATTGGAAGAAGATGTGAACCTCTTAGAAGAGATGTATCCGCAAGGAGAGCAG GCAGAGACTGCTTGGGCCTTCACTGTCCTGGGATACTTGGCCAAGTTTGTTCTTGGAATCTTAGG ATTAATTGTTTCTGTGGCTTGGATTGCTCACATCATCATATATCTACTTGTTGACCCTCCCCTCTCTCCTTTTCTGAATGAAGTTTTCATCAAACTGGATGACGTCTGGG GTCTTCTTGGCACAGCTGCCTTtgctttcttctgtttctatCTCCTACTTGCTGTTATTGCTGGGGCAATGATGCTTGGTTTGAAGCTGGTCTTCATTACCATTCATCCAATGAA ATGGGGAGCCACTCTTAtgaactcttttctctttaatgTCGGTCTCATTCTCCTCTGTTCTATCAG TGTGATTCAATTCTGCGCCACTGCATTTGGATATTATGCTCAAGCCACCGCCGCTCAGGAGATATTTGGCCACACTTTGCAGTCCCTTCGCGGTATTAAGTACCTCTACAA GTACAATGTGTTCCAGATCGGGTTTGTTGTCCTCGCTGGATTGACCTTTTTATATTACATTGCCTTT ggatggagaagaaaaaagccGAGCGGCAGATTCCAGCTCTCTACCTAA
- a CDS encoding S-adenosyl-L-methionine-dependent methyltransferases superfamily protein, whose product MGTHYINRWRNTASRLANNNSTSDMDIALFSPASLFAADGDSSDGETTETSQNFVERNHQFPGIELQIREFGFHQLNANLLWPGTFAFADWLLQHRYLIERRRCLEIGSGTGALAIFLKKEFNLDITTSDYNDQEIEDNIVHNCIANKIIPSLPHIKHTWGDEFPISEPDWDLIIASDILLYVKQYPNLIKSLTFLLKKYKPTNVVSPAEGADTELPRPVFLMSWRRRIGKDDESLFFTGCEEAGLEVKHLGNRVYCIKLRESNL is encoded by the exons ATGGGAACACATTATATAAACCGTTGGAGGAACACAGCCTCTCGCTTAGCTAACAACAACTCAACGAGTGACATGGACATCGCCCTCTTCTCACCGGCGTCGCTCTTTGCTGCAGACGGTGACTCCTCTG ATGGAGAGACGACGGAGACGAGCCAGAACTTCGTTGAGAGAAATCATCAGTTTCCTGGAATT GAACTGCAAATTCGGGAATTTGGTTTCCACCAGCTGAATGCAAACTTGCTGTGGCCAGGTACATTTGCCTTTGCTGATTGGTTACTGCAGCATCGATATTTGATCGAAAGGCGGCGCTGTCTCGAGATAGGAAG TGGCACAGGGGCACTAGCTATATTTCTTAAGAAAGAGTTTAATCTCGACATAACTACTTCAGATTACAATGATCAAGAGATTGAAGACAATATTGTTCATAACTGTATTGCAAACAAGATTATCCCTTCTCTGCCTCATATCAAGC ATACATGGGGTGATGAATTTCCAATTTCGGAACCAGATTGGGATTTGATCATAGCCAGTGATATCCTTCTAT ATGTGAAACAGTACCCAAACTTGATTAAGTCTCTGacttttcttctcaaaaaatacaaaccaacCAATGTCGTTAGTCCAGCAGAAG GAGCAGACACAGAACTGCCTCGTCCTGTGTTCTTAATGAGCTGGAGACGAAGAATTGGGAAAGACGATGAGTCTCTATTCTTTACGGGCTGCGAAGAAGCTGGCCTGGAGGTGAAGCATCTCGGAAACCGAGTTTATTGTATCAAGCTTAGAGAAAGCAACCTCTGA
- a CDS encoding S-adenosyl-L-methionine-dependent methyltransferases superfamily protein yields MGTHYINRWRNTASRLANNNSTSDMDIALFSPASLFAADGDSSDGETTETSQNFVERNHQFPGIELQIREFGFHQLNANLLWPGTFAFADWLLQHRYLIERRRCLEIGSGTGALAIFLKKEFNLDITTSDYNDQEIEDNIVHNCIANKIIPSLPHIKHTWGDEFPISEPDWDLIIASDILLYVKQYPNLIKSLTFLLKKYKPTNVVSPAEGKLNGADTELPRPVFLMSWRRRIGKDDESLFFTGCEEAGLEVKHLGNRVYCIKLRESNL; encoded by the exons ATGGGAACACATTATATAAACCGTTGGAGGAACACAGCCTCTCGCTTAGCTAACAACAACTCAACGAGTGACATGGACATCGCCCTCTTCTCACCGGCGTCGCTCTTTGCTGCAGACGGTGACTCCTCTG ATGGAGAGACGACGGAGACGAGCCAGAACTTCGTTGAGAGAAATCATCAGTTTCCTGGAATT GAACTGCAAATTCGGGAATTTGGTTTCCACCAGCTGAATGCAAACTTGCTGTGGCCAGGTACATTTGCCTTTGCTGATTGGTTACTGCAGCATCGATATTTGATCGAAAGGCGGCGCTGTCTCGAGATAGGAAG TGGCACAGGGGCACTAGCTATATTTCTTAAGAAAGAGTTTAATCTCGACATAACTACTTCAGATTACAATGATCAAGAGATTGAAGACAATATTGTTCATAACTGTATTGCAAACAAGATTATCCCTTCTCTGCCTCATATCAAGC ATACATGGGGTGATGAATTTCCAATTTCGGAACCAGATTGGGATTTGATCATAGCCAGTGATATCCTTCTAT ATGTGAAACAGTACCCAAACTTGATTAAGTCTCTGacttttcttctcaaaaaatacaaaccaacCAATGTCGTTAGTCCAGCAGAAGGTAAGCTAAATG GAGCAGACACAGAACTGCCTCGTCCTGTGTTCTTAATGAGCTGGAGACGAAGAATTGGGAAAGACGATGAGTCTCTATTCTTTACGGGCTGCGAAGAAGCTGGCCTGGAGGTGAAGCATCTCGGAAACCGAGTTTATTGTATCAAGCTTAGAGAAAGCAACCTCTGA